From a single Asticcacaulis sp. MM231 genomic region:
- a CDS encoding DUF805 domain-containing protein: MNPKIDWSELFFSSTGRAGQVPSIIAGAILLLALAVYELVVTGGLQFLGWIVYPVFFYCGACVLSKRLHDRGRSGWWAAIILLAIVMVWPAPTGFFDFIAVVVLIWAVIDLCVMPGERGDNRYGRTLFRLTPREQN, from the coding sequence ATGAACCCCAAGATCGACTGGAGCGAACTGTTCTTTTCCTCCACCGGCCGGGCAGGGCAGGTGCCGTCGATCATCGCCGGCGCTATCCTGTTGCTGGCCCTGGCTGTTTACGAGTTGGTGGTGACGGGCGGTTTGCAGTTCCTCGGCTGGATCGTCTACCCGGTTTTCTTCTATTGCGGTGCCTGTGTGCTGTCGAAGCGTCTGCACGATCGCGGCCGTTCGGGCTGGTGGGCGGCAATCATCCTGTTGGCGATCGTCATGGTGTGGCCGGCGCCGACGGGTTTTTTCGATTTCATCGCGGTGGTGGTGCTGATCTGGGCTGTGATCGACCTGTGCGTCATGCCCGGTGAGCGCGGCGATAACCGCTACGGCCGCACGCTGTTCCGCCTGACGCCGCGCGAACAAAACTGA
- a CDS encoding pilus assembly protein TadG-related protein, whose amino-acid sequence MLFHRLAAALKNNQGNTVIIFGLTFLIVMCAIGGAVDFSLVTVKKNATRDALDEAVLSAAISSLQNEKDLEALANKVFKTNIDEGKIDAELVSFKYDATTRAVSATATGAYNTFIIRLLNPNFDRLGYTVTSNSIRASDGTLEVALVLDNTWSMNEPLDGSQTKLAVLKTAAKSLIASIMTPANKDYVKVSVVPYAQHINVGTGNRGQTWMSVPNDTTTVSNNPAKCTTISTKQVCTGGTWGTCTRYTDGIPETYGCWTKAQTCTTVAITPYESCTKATTTTTTNKWYGCIYNQMVKVNSQYALVMPDPTTAYKGYIEQTSTCLVPIQPLTNDSSKITSVIDSLFVTKVTSNTYTPGGLIWGVNVLSPPAPFKEGAAYDTKNKIPRKTIVLMTDGANTGYTTNSGSVATGTTAQVAVTYADQKRVCDYARAKNIEIYTIGFGVKDATALSYLQSCATDNAHYFDAKSSADLIAAFKTIGGQLTKVRLTS is encoded by the coding sequence ATGTTATTTCACCGCCTCGCCGCCGCCTTGAAAAACAACCAGGGCAACACGGTCATTATCTTTGGCCTCACCTTCCTGATCGTGATGTGCGCGATCGGCGGCGCCGTTGACTTCTCACTTGTCACTGTCAAAAAGAACGCGACGCGTGACGCTCTGGATGAAGCGGTGCTTTCAGCTGCCATCTCATCGCTCCAGAATGAAAAGGACCTTGAGGCCCTGGCAAACAAGGTCTTCAAGACCAACATCGATGAGGGCAAGATCGATGCGGAACTGGTGTCGTTCAAATATGACGCCACCACCCGCGCCGTCTCCGCCACGGCGACCGGCGCCTATAACACCTTCATCATACGTCTGCTGAACCCGAATTTCGATCGCCTCGGTTACACAGTGACCAGCAATTCTATCCGCGCCTCGGATGGCACCCTGGAGGTGGCCCTTGTGCTGGATAACACCTGGTCAATGAACGAGCCTCTCGATGGCTCCCAGACCAAGCTGGCGGTGCTTAAAACCGCCGCCAAAAGCCTGATCGCTTCGATTATGACGCCGGCGAACAAGGACTATGTAAAGGTGTCGGTTGTGCCCTACGCCCAGCACATCAATGTCGGCACCGGCAACCGCGGCCAGACCTGGATGTCGGTGCCGAACGATACCACTACGGTCTCAAACAACCCCGCCAAATGCACGACCATCAGCACTAAGCAAGTCTGTACGGGCGGCACGTGGGGAACCTGCACAAGATACACTGATGGTATTCCTGAGACCTATGGTTGCTGGACCAAGGCGCAAACCTGCACAACGGTCGCCATCACGCCTTATGAAAGCTGCACAAAAGCTACGACAACAACGACGACAAATAAGTGGTATGGCTGCATCTATAACCAGATGGTAAAAGTTAACTCACAATACGCACTGGTGATGCCAGATCCTACGACGGCCTATAAGGGTTATATTGAACAAACCTCCACCTGTCTGGTGCCCATTCAGCCGCTTACCAATGACAGTTCAAAAATCACCTCTGTCATTGACAGTCTCTTTGTTACAAAGGTTACAAGCAATACCTATACTCCGGGCGGACTTATCTGGGGTGTTAATGTGTTGTCTCCGCCGGCTCCCTTTAAAGAAGGGGCAGCTTACGACACGAAGAACAAGATTCCGCGCAAGACCATCGTGCTTATGACCGATGGCGCCAATACAGGCTACACAACGAACTCGGGCTCTGTCGCCACAGGAACGACGGCTCAGGTTGCCGTCACCTATGCCGATCAAAAAAGGGTCTGCGACTACGCCAGGGCGAAGAATATCGAGATCTACACCATTGGCTTTGGTGTGAAGGACGCAACGGCCCTCAGTTATCTCCAAAGCTGCGCCACCGACAACGCCCATTATTTCGATGCCAAAAGCTCAGCCGACCTTATCGCGGCCTTCAAAACCATCGGCGGCCAGTTGACCAAGGTCAGGCTGACCAGCTAA
- a CDS encoding pilus assembly protein TadG-related protein, translating to MTGLRGFLKRFLTQTRGNVTVTVALAIIPIVAVTGAGVEFANVLTAKARLQDAADSAAIAAALNSNGNLTSQTTAAKNAFCDNLSDSGSVSNTYCGKSVRDGFDTAAGELTVTTDNNIQTMHYAATATVKTLVVGNMSELLMGQKTDMGSVTISAKADAGVTMNAAEIVFVLDNTGSMGQKTSGATVTKMEALKSSLDATLASLLDSSGNNIGKTKVALVPFDTQVALDNVAGMGSYTGNFATSSDPYTCTGLSSEKCTVLVANYSDMCGSSSACLDNKINYTGTYTSNGKSYFSVMSTSYYKTNSTYRSYGRTYYYYYIMYKISTYRVSGTSLTYYSGSSNGDYYGNAAYYSPPSGYNYQQYTGTIAYTSQAAGGYNSGSTVVIKDNTTITANSDLLGVTSGAWTGCVIDRAQSYDVTSDAPVATNTDTLYPASKCATNSLLPIMDLTTDVAAVRTYATKMTPAGNTNVTIGIQWGMEVLSPTAPFAGGAAFTDKTINKYMIILTDGMNTQNRWTTNNTEITARMSLACENAKKLGITVFTVRLESGDSTALQNCASNTGYYYNLSSSNQISGTLGSIMKSIKKIRLTN from the coding sequence ATGACCGGTTTACGTGGTTTTCTGAAACGCTTTCTAACACAGACACGCGGCAATGTGACGGTTACCGTGGCCTTGGCCATTATTCCAATCGTCGCCGTGACCGGCGCGGGCGTGGAATTCGCCAATGTCCTTACGGCCAAGGCGCGGCTTCAGGATGCGGCCGATAGTGCCGCCATTGCTGCGGCGCTCAATTCCAATGGCAATCTAACGTCCCAGACGACGGCCGCCAAGAACGCCTTCTGCGATAACCTCTCCGATTCCGGCAGCGTCTCCAACACCTATTGTGGCAAGTCTGTGCGCGACGGGTTTGATACCGCGGCCGGCGAGTTGACCGTCACGACGGACAATAATATCCAGACCATGCACTATGCGGCCACCGCTACGGTGAAGACGCTGGTCGTTGGTAATATGTCCGAACTTCTGATGGGCCAGAAAACTGATATGGGCTCGGTCACCATCAGCGCCAAGGCGGATGCCGGTGTGACCATGAACGCCGCCGAGATCGTGTTCGTGCTCGATAACACCGGTTCGATGGGGCAAAAAACATCGGGCGCCACGGTCACCAAGATGGAAGCACTCAAGAGCAGCCTGGATGCGACGCTGGCCTCATTGCTCGATTCCAGCGGCAACAATATCGGCAAGACCAAGGTGGCGCTTGTGCCCTTTGATACCCAGGTAGCGCTTGATAACGTCGCCGGCATGGGCAGCTATACCGGCAATTTCGCAACCTCTTCCGATCCCTACACCTGCACGGGCCTGAGCTCTGAAAAATGTACGGTGCTGGTGGCCAATTACAGCGATATGTGCGGTTCCAGCAGCGCCTGCCTGGATAACAAGATCAACTATACCGGCACCTATACGAGCAATGGCAAGAGCTATTTTTCGGTTATGTCGACCTCGTATTACAAGACCAACAGCACCTACCGCAGCTATGGGCGCACCTATTATTACTACTACATCATGTACAAGATATCGACGTACAGGGTGAGCGGCACCAGCCTGACCTATTACAGCGGCTCCAGCAATGGCGATTATTACGGTAACGCGGCTTACTATTCGCCGCCATCGGGCTATAATTATCAGCAGTATACCGGCACGATCGCCTACACCTCGCAGGCTGCCGGCGGCTATAACAGCGGTTCGACTGTGGTGATCAAGGACAACACCACCATCACCGCCAACAGCGATCTGCTGGGCGTGACCAGTGGCGCCTGGACGGGCTGCGTGATCGATCGCGCGCAGTCCTACGATGTGACCTCGGATGCGCCGGTGGCGACGAACACCGATACCCTCTATCCGGCGTCGAAATGCGCCACCAATTCCCTGCTCCCGATCATGGATCTGACGACGGACGTCGCCGCGGTGCGTACCTACGCCACCAAGATGACGCCGGCCGGCAACACCAATGTCACCATAGGTATCCAGTGGGGTATGGAGGTTCTGTCGCCAACGGCCCCGTTTGCCGGCGGCGCTGCGTTTACGGACAAGACGATCAACAAGTATATGATCATCCTGACCGATGGTATGAATACGCAAAACCGCTGGACCACCAACAATACTGAGATCACGGCGCGGATGTCTCTGGCGTGCGAAAATGCCAAGAAACTGGGCATTACCGTCTTCACCGTGCGACTGGAATCAGGGGATTCGACCGCCCTCCAGAACTGCGCCTCGAATACGGGCTACTATTATAACCTGTCCAGTTCCAACCAGATCAGCGGCACGCTTGGCAGCATTATGAAGTCAATCAAGAAGATACGCCTGACCAACTAA
- a CDS encoding RluA family pseudouridine synthase has product MVKQSPQHRKALETGRRRPRQEAVSTNPRKLPKAITPEETAWVKSMIVYEDADIFGFNKPSGLSSQGGRGGGHNLDDMMWAFARPNGKRPNLIHRLDRDTSGILLVAKTAPATSYLGKAMIRRAFAKTYLCVVSHPQNLPDKGVMEFPLRREELGREAYSRVCEADHPEAQAAKTAFEVLSRTDEVALVRCMPHTGRMHQIRVHLAHMGSPIAGDIRYGGALSLGGIGVKRLMLHALRLTFPHPNGSGEFTLSAPLHQDVVELCQALDLRVL; this is encoded by the coding sequence ATGGTCAAGCAGTCCCCCCAACATCGTAAAGCCCTGGAAACCGGCCGGCGTCGTCCGCGTCAGGAAGCCGTAAGCACCAACCCGCGCAAATTGCCCAAGGCGATCACGCCCGAGGAGACGGCGTGGGTCAAGTCGATGATCGTCTATGAAGACGCCGATATCTTCGGTTTCAACAAGCCGTCGGGACTGTCGTCGCAAGGCGGGCGCGGCGGCGGTCATAATCTCGATGACATGATGTGGGCCTTCGCACGGCCCAACGGCAAGCGGCCCAACCTGATCCACCGCCTCGACCGCGATACGTCGGGCATCCTGCTGGTGGCCAAGACAGCGCCAGCCACCTCCTATCTCGGCAAGGCGATGATCCGCCGGGCTTTCGCCAAGACCTATCTGTGCGTCGTCTCCCATCCGCAAAACCTGCCAGACAAGGGCGTGATGGAGTTTCCCCTGCGCCGTGAGGAGCTTGGCCGCGAAGCCTATTCGCGTGTCTGCGAGGCCGATCATCCCGAGGCGCAGGCGGCCAAAACCGCTTTTGAAGTGCTGAGCCGCACCGACGAGGTGGCGTTGGTGCGCTGCATGCCGCATACCGGACGGATGCATCAGATCCGCGTTCATCTGGCGCATATGGGATCGCCGATCGCCGGCGATATCCGTTATGGCGGCGCCCTGAGCCTGGGTGGTATTGGCGTCAAGCGCCTCATGCTGCATGCCCTGCGCCTGACTTTTCCGCATCCGAACGGCAGCGGTGAGTTTACCCTGTCAGCGCCCCTGCATCAGGATGTGGTTGAGTTGTGCCAGGCGCTGGACCTAAGGGTGCTGTAA
- a CDS encoding DUF805 domain-containing protein: MGSFLIWHILIIVLVMFVPGLVSCIVVFRLPLPEGANRFGAPSHPAASGQALVRGFKRAFVFNGRASRSEFWWFLFWTMASYVIMNVAFWKAIAAEGEISRALLILPFVPLIFYLPLLSVAIRRLQDANRSGLWVLLAFGGFSVLALLVLLAEQARDGVIDDGDAFG; the protein is encoded by the coding sequence ATGGGGTCGTTTTTAATCTGGCATATCCTGATCATTGTCTTGGTTATGTTTGTGCCAGGGCTGGTGTCGTGCATCGTTGTTTTTAGGTTGCCGCTTCCGGAAGGGGCTAACCGTTTTGGCGCGCCGTCGCATCCGGCAGCATCCGGGCAGGCATTGGTACGCGGTTTCAAGCGCGCTTTTGTTTTTAATGGCAGGGCATCGCGTTCAGAATTCTGGTGGTTTTTGTTCTGGACGATGGCTTCGTATGTCATCATGAACGTGGCTTTCTGGAAAGCGATCGCGGCAGAAGGCGAGATTTCACGCGCGTTACTTATTCTGCCATTTGTTCCTTTGATTTTTTATTTACCCCTCCTGTCTGTTGCCATACGTCGCCTTCAGGACGCCAATCGCAGCGGATTATGGGTGTTGCTGGCCTTTGGCGGTTTTTCAGTTTTGGCGTTGCTCGTGCTTCTGGCGGAGCAGGCACGCGATGGCGTCATTGACGACGGTGATGCCTTTGGTTAG
- a CDS encoding replication-associated recombination protein A, with amino-acid sequence MPKIDDDQKPLADRLRPQVLADIVGQDHLLGEGGAIARLIERGFLPSLILWGPPGVGKTTIARLLAEAAGYEFQQISAVFSGVADLKKAFEQAQFRHGQGARTVLFVDEIHRFNRAQQDSFLPYVEAGVVTLIGATTENPSFELNGALLSRCQVFVLKRLDDAALDGLIARAEGFLVRKLPLTPEAYDTLKLLSDGDGRYILSLIELLDHMGFDAPIGSDGLLAHLQKRRPNHDKDKEGHYNLISALHKSVRGSDPDAALYWLARMLNGGDDPLFIARRMIRMASEDIGNADPMSLLMCHAARDTYEVLGSPEGELALAQAVVHMASAPKSNSVYTAFKAAQKAAKETGHLDPPAVILNAPTKLMKGIGYGAGYIYDPDDPDGFSGQNYFPDGMKRPKFYDPKGDGHEGKTKQRLEYLSELRLLKQKR; translated from the coding sequence ATGCCGAAGATCGATGACGACCAGAAGCCGCTGGCCGACCGGCTGCGGCCGCAGGTGCTCGCCGATATCGTCGGGCAGGATCATCTGCTGGGGGAGGGCGGCGCCATCGCCCGCCTGATCGAGCGCGGCTTTCTGCCGAGCCTGATTCTGTGGGGACCGCCGGGCGTCGGCAAGACGACCATTGCGCGCCTGCTGGCAGAAGCCGCCGGTTACGAGTTCCAGCAGATTTCGGCGGTTTTTTCGGGCGTCGCCGATCTCAAGAAGGCGTTCGAGCAGGCGCAGTTCCGCCATGGCCAGGGCGCCCGCACCGTCCTGTTCGTAGATGAAATCCACCGCTTTAACCGCGCCCAGCAGGACAGTTTCCTGCCCTATGTCGAGGCGGGCGTCGTCACCCTGATCGGCGCCACGACCGAAAACCCGTCGTTTGAACTTAACGGCGCGTTGTTGTCACGCTGTCAGGTGTTCGTGCTGAAACGGCTCGATGATGCTGCGCTTGATGGCCTGATCGCCCGTGCCGAAGGTTTCCTGGTGCGCAAGCTGCCGCTAACGCCGGAAGCCTATGATACGCTGAAACTGCTCAGTGATGGCGATGGCCGCTATATCCTGAGCCTGATCGAGTTGCTTGATCATATGGGCTTTGACGCACCGATCGGTTCCGATGGCCTGCTGGCGCACCTGCAAAAGCGCCGGCCTAACCACGACAAGGACAAGGAGGGTCATTACAACCTCATTTCGGCCCTGCACAAGTCGGTGCGCGGCTCTGACCCCGATGCGGCGCTCTACTGGCTGGCGCGGATGCTCAATGGCGGCGACGATCCCCTGTTCATCGCCCGCCGCATGATCCGCATGGCGTCGGAAGATATCGGCAATGCCGACCCGATGTCGCTTTTGATGTGCCATGCCGCGCGTGACACCTATGAGGTTCTGGGCTCGCCGGAGGGTGAACTGGCGCTGGCGCAGGCGGTGGTGCACATGGCCTCGGCGCCGAAATCCAACAGCGTCTACACGGCCTTCAAGGCGGCTCAGAAGGCGGCGAAGGAAACCGGCCATCTCGATCCGCCGGCGGTGATCCTCAATGCGCCGACCAAGCTGATGAAGGGTATCGGCTATGGCGCGGGCTATATCTATGACCCCGACGATCCGGACGGTTTCTCCGGTCAGAACTATTTCCCGGACGGCATGAAACGCCCGAAGTTTTACGATCCCAAGGGCGATGGCCACGAGGGAAAGACCAAGCAACGGCTTGAATATCTCAGCGAACTAAGGCTTCTTAAGCAGAAGCGGTAA
- a CDS encoding peptidase M61 translates to MLKVSVLALVMALMASGANAQALPVPAAETPALPAPQDIDYPGVIRLHVDATDLDRHIIAMREIIPVSKAGRLTLLVPKWLPGHHSPGDSDLTKIAGLHIRAGGPNGQQELKWRRDDVDMYAFHVEVPEGVSEVTADFQYLSPVQERDGVIVHTRNMLTLQWENESLYPAGYYTRRIPIQVSLTLPKDWHFATALETDRREGDVVTFKPISYDNFVDSPLIAGRYFKRYDMAPGDKTPVWMNLVADDPKELTVSDDVLKIHRKVVQEAYKLFGGQHYDHYDWLVAVSDEMGGIGLEHHRSSEIGIEPGYFANVAGKGFGRNIIAHEYIHSWDGKYRRPAGQFTPTFNEPMRNELLWVYEGGTTYWTDVLENRAGLYNFEQRLQMLAVTAASYDILPARQWRDLQDTTYDPIISNRGPKSWPTWQRSEDYYAEGGLIWLDADTLIREKTGGRRSLDDFARGFWGAHNGSYLPAPYSFEDVVKALNDVYPYDWASFLNTRLNRTGTGAPLDGLARAGYKLVYNDTPSDFIKSNESKRGGAALGYSLGLSVGRDGTLRDVLWDGPGFKAGLTAGMKVIAVNGRAFDGGRLKDAIVAAHAPGNRDKIEMMVQDGEYFRSVSFDYHDGLRYPHLERIDGTKDLLKPIYGAEDKPVNRK, encoded by the coding sequence ATGTTGAAGGTATCCGTTCTGGCTTTGGTGATGGCCCTGATGGCGAGCGGCGCCAACGCACAAGCGCTGCCGGTTCCAGCGGCGGAGACGCCCGCCTTACCGGCGCCGCAGGATATCGACTATCCCGGCGTTATCCGTTTGCACGTCGATGCCACCGATCTGGATCGCCATATCATCGCCATGCGTGAGATTATTCCCGTCAGCAAGGCGGGGCGGCTGACTCTTCTGGTGCCGAAATGGCTGCCGGGCCACCATTCGCCGGGTGATAGCGACCTGACCAAGATCGCCGGACTGCATATCAGGGCGGGCGGCCCAAACGGACAACAGGAGCTGAAATGGCGGCGTGATGATGTCGATATGTACGCCTTCCACGTCGAGGTGCCGGAGGGTGTCAGCGAGGTAACGGCCGATTTCCAGTACCTGTCGCCGGTGCAGGAGAGGGACGGCGTCATCGTCCACACGCGCAACATGCTGACCCTGCAATGGGAGAACGAAAGCCTCTATCCTGCCGGCTACTACACGCGCCGCATCCCGATCCAGGTCAGCCTCACCCTTCCGAAGGACTGGCATTTCGCCACGGCGCTGGAGACGGACAGGCGCGAGGGCGATGTGGTCACCTTCAAGCCAATCTCCTACGACAACTTCGTAGATTCGCCCCTGATCGCCGGACGCTATTTCAAGCGCTACGACATGGCGCCCGGCGACAAGACGCCGGTATGGATGAACCTGGTGGCCGATGATCCCAAGGAACTCACCGTCTCGGATGATGTGCTGAAGATCCACCGCAAGGTTGTTCAGGAGGCCTATAAGCTTTTCGGGGGGCAGCACTATGATCATTACGACTGGCTGGTCGCGGTCTCCGATGAGATGGGCGGTATCGGGCTGGAGCATCACCGCTCGTCCGAGATCGGTATCGAACCGGGCTATTTCGCCAATGTCGCCGGCAAGGGCTTCGGTCGCAACATCATCGCGCATGAATATATCCATTCTTGGGATGGCAAGTATCGCAGGCCGGCGGGGCAATTCACCCCGACCTTCAACGAGCCGATGCGCAACGAGCTTTTGTGGGTCTATGAGGGCGGTACGACCTATTGGACCGACGTGCTGGAAAACCGCGCCGGCCTTTATAATTTTGAGCAGCGCCTGCAAATGCTGGCGGTGACGGCAGCGAGTTACGACATACTGCCGGCACGCCAGTGGCGCGATCTGCAGGACACGACCTACGATCCGATCATCTCAAACCGGGGGCCGAAATCATGGCCGACCTGGCAGCGCTCGGAGGACTATTATGCCGAAGGGGGATTGATCTGGCTCGATGCCGACACCCTGATCCGCGAAAAGACCGGCGGCAGGCGGTCGCTGGATGATTTCGCACGCGGTTTCTGGGGGGCGCATAACGGTTCCTACCTGCCGGCGCCCTATAGCTTCGAGGACGTGGTCAAGGCGCTGAACGATGTCTATCCGTATGACTGGGCAAGCTTCCTCAACACCCGTCTGAACCGCACAGGGACAGGCGCGCCACTGGATGGTCTGGCGCGGGCGGGTTACAAACTGGTCTATAACGACACGCCGTCTGACTTTATCAAGAGCAACGAGTCCAAGCGTGGCGGCGCAGCGCTGGGTTACAGCCTGGGCCTCAGCGTCGGCCGTGACGGCACCCTGCGCGATGTCCTGTGGGATGGGCCTGGCTTCAAGGCGGGGCTCACGGCGGGCATGAAGGTGATCGCGGTCAATGGCCGGGCCTTCGATGGCGGACGTCTGAAAGACGCCATCGTGGCGGCCCATGCGCCCGGCAACCGCGACAAGATCGAAATGATGGTGCAGGACGGCGAGTATTTTCGCAGCGTCAGCTTCGACTATCATGACGGCCTGCGCTATCCGCATCTGGAACGGATCGACGGCACGAAAGATCTGCTGAAGCCGATCTATGGGGCTGAGGACAAGCCCGTAAACAGAAAATAA
- a CDS encoding Do family serine endopeptidase — translation MKLRAPAYLSIAALLVACSPSHSQDAQKFSGTGFNDTLNAPSKVPDSAVGMKTSFAPVVKTVAPAVVNVYAKGVARQQVDPFWQMFGAVPRQQVQQSLGSGVIVRKDGIVVTNNHVIEGATTFMVVTNDRREYPAKLLLADPRTDLAVLQIDQKGASFPTLEMDDDRNLEVGDLVLAIGNPFGVGQTVTNGIISALDRTEVGPGGGSYIQTDAAINPGNSGGALVDMNGRLIGVNSMILSGSGSSSGVGFAIPSALVKRVVESAAGGATHLQRPWLGAKGDTVTSDIAKSLGMDRPAGVLVSDIYAGSPADQAGLKTGDVILTIDGQPINDAASLRYRIDLMSVGQTAVVDGMRNGKPVTLRIKAQAPSNSPPRDERTIDGKNPFAGAHVVNLSPAVAEEIGVDPFDAPKGVMVLSIDSARTFAASVGLRPGDIVKSVNGKVISTTADLEAVTKAGARRWQITIMRRGQIITATFS, via the coding sequence ATGAAACTGCGCGCCCCTGCCTATCTTTCCATCGCCGCCCTGCTGGTGGCCTGTTCGCCATCGCATTCGCAGGATGCCCAGAAATTCTCCGGCACCGGTTTCAATGACACCCTGAACGCGCCGAGCAAGGTGCCGGACAGCGCGGTCGGCATGAAGACCTCGTTTGCCCCCGTGGTGAAGACCGTGGCGCCGGCCGTGGTCAACGTCTATGCCAAGGGCGTGGCGCGTCAGCAGGTCGATCCGTTCTGGCAGATGTTCGGTGCCGTGCCGCGCCAGCAGGTCCAGCAGTCGCTCGGTTCCGGCGTCATCGTGCGCAAGGACGGCATCGTCGTCACCAACAACCACGTCATCGAGGGCGCAACCACCTTCATGGTCGTCACCAATGACCGCCGCGAATACCCCGCCAAACTCCTGCTTGCCGATCCGCGCACCGATCTGGCCGTGCTCCAGATCGACCAGAAGGGCGCCAGCTTCCCGACGCTCGAAATGGACGATGACCGCAATCTGGAGGTTGGCGATCTGGTGCTGGCCATCGGCAATCCGTTCGGCGTTGGCCAGACCGTCACCAACGGCATTATTTCCGCCCTCGACCGCACCGAGGTCGGCCCCGGCGGTGGTTCCTATATCCAGACCGACGCCGCCATCAATCCCGGTAATTCCGGCGGCGCGCTGGTCGATATGAATGGTCGCCTGATCGGGGTCAATTCGATGATCCTGTCAGGCTCGGGCTCGTCGTCCGGCGTCGGTTTCGCCATCCCCTCGGCCCTGGTCAAGCGGGTGGTCGAGAGCGCCGCCGGCGGCGCCACGCACCTGCAACGGCCCTGGCTCGGCGCCAAGGGTGACACGGTCACCAGCGACATCGCCAAGTCGCTCGGCATGGATCGCCCGGCCGGCGTTCTGGTATCGGATATCTATGCCGGCAGCCCGGCCGATCAGGCTGGCCTCAAGACGGGTGATGTCATCCTGACCATCGATGGGCAGCCAATAAATGATGCCGCCTCCCTGCGCTATCGTATCGACCTGATGTCGGTGGGCCAGACCGCCGTAGTCGACGGCATGCGCAACGGCAAGCCGGTGACGTTACGGATCAAGGCACAGGCGCCCTCAAACTCGCCGCCGCGCGATGAACGCACCATCGACGGCAAAAACCCCTTCGCCGGCGCCCATGTCGTCAACCTGTCGCCGGCTGTGGCCGAGGAGATCGGCGTCGATCCGTTCGATGCGCCGAAGGGCGTTATGGTGCTGTCGATCGACTCGGCGCGCACCTTTGCCGCCTCGGTCGGCCTGCGTCCCGGCGATATCGTCAAGTCGGTCAATGGCAAGGTGATCAGCACGACCGCCGATCTGGAAGCGGTGACCAAGGCTGGCGCGCGGCGCTGGCAGATCACCATCATGCGCCGCGGTCAGATCATCACTGCGACCTTTAGCTGA